The genomic window CTTAAAACTTGTTGTTAAACTTAGTAATAGTTGCTTGGGCTAGTATATCTGCTAGCATTAATCCCATTTCAAGCGCTTTATCAACAGTAGAAATGTTTTTTGTCCATTGTTGTTTAATTTGGGTATCTAAATCTCTATCGGCAAGTTTAAGATGAGTATCCCAATGTGATTTAAGGGTCGCTTTGCTTACACCTGTAAGTTCACTTAAAGTACTAGCAATAATATTGCCATTACCATACCACTCTTTTACAAAGTTAGTGCGAGCTGATACATTATGAGCCTTGGTTGCTTTAGCAACCTCGTTACCGATTTTAATATGCTCTTTTAATAGGTGAGTTATTTTGTCTCCTGCTGCTTTTCCATAATAGTGTCCTAGTGCAGCGCCTATATCTTCTTGGTTTTTCATTAAACGTTTAGTAATAGCTTCTGTATGAGCCGGTTCACGGTTATTAACTGACACTAAGCACTCGTGATCCCATACCATATGTTGTGTCCAAAGCTTTCTTGAATCTGCTCTAAACTTTTCTGCAGGAGAGGGCTCATAAGATTTATTTTCTTGTGTAGGGGTTATTTTAGAACTTTGTAAAAGAGCAAGGCTGCTTTGAGTGCTTGATAAAAGTAAAGCTAGGGATAAGAGTGTAATTTTAAAGAAATGGTTCATAAAGACTCCTTTTAAGTAATTATTATATGTTTTACTTAAAAGTATACAAAAAGAAGTGATTAAAAATCAAGAATGAGAGAAATTGGTTTAAAAAATGGTCGGGGCGGCCAGACTCGAACTGACAACCCCTCGCTCCCAAAGCGAGTGCGCTACCAATTGCGCTACGCCCCGACATAAGATATAGATTACTATATACTGGTTTTTTCCTAAATGCAAGTATTTTAAACTTGAAAGTGGGGTGAATAGTGGGACTCGAACCCACGACCCTCAGAGCCACAATCTGATGCTCTACCAACTGAGCTATATCCACCATATAATAACTAATAGTATACGCTCTTTTCAAATAAAAACAAAGCTTTTATCTTTTTAAACCATTTAAGTAAGCTTTTAAACTTACCTTATCCTTATATTAATTCAATTTTTTAATTAAGTATTTGACTAAATCGCTAGTTCTGTCATGCTGAAACTTAAATTACTATTGATCTAAAACTATTAAATCCAGCAAGTACTAATATGAAATTATATACTTTATCTTTAATTTTGGCTTTAGCTAATACATTCTTAAGCTTTAGCATGGGTGACACAAGTAACCTTAGCGGGCAGCTTTTTGCAGCAATTAAGCAGTCAGATGTGGCGGCTGTTGAAGGACTTATTGAGTGTGGAGCTGACATTAATTGTATTAGTGACCGTTTTGGTGTAACACCGCTTGTCTTTGCTGTAGAGTCTAATAATAAGGATATAATTAATATATTACTTAAAAAAGGTGTTAACGTTAATCTTCAAGAGACAAACGAAGAATTGACTCCACTTCATTATGCTATAAAAAATGGTAATAGTGAGATTGCTACACTCTTAATTGGTATAAAAGAATGTAATCTTAACATTCAAGATGGTATAGGCTATACGCCACTCTTATATGCTATAGAAGGTAAACATACACAATTAATTGAATTATTAATTGTGCAAAAAGTAGACGTTAATCTTGCAGATTCAAATAATATGGCTCCTGTACATTATGCTGCTGCAAAAGGCGATGTAGTATTACTAAAGCTATTAATTGAAAAAGGAGCTAATTTTAATGCTCGTGATAATGAAGGATTAACGGCGCTCCATTATGCAGCACAAAAAGGTGAAGTTGCTATACTTAAAGTATTACTTGAAAAAGGTTGTAATATTGATTCTCAGGACTTAGAAGGTAATACCCCATTACATAAGGTAGCTGAATGGCTGTTGTGCTCTAGTGTTCGAGCTCTTTATTTTTTATTAGAGAATGGCGCAGATACGTGTATTTTAAATAAGGAAACTTTACTTGCACTTGATATTGCTGTAGAGCCTAAACAGTGCTCTTCACTTTCTGATAGTGATAATAAATGGTATACACATATTTTAGAAGCATTTTTAGCATACATGCCACCTACTTATAGCTTATTAGATACTACAACAGAAAATCAGTATTTTAAAGCTGCTCAAAAGAATAGATTTAAGCTTTCTCAAGCTAAAGATTTTAAATCAATTGCACAGTTATTAAGTAAAGGTGCTTACGATTACCCATTAGTTAAAATATATGTAGATCAAAAGCGTGAAGAACTTTTTAAGGCTATAGCAAGTAATAAAGTTCAACAAGTAAGTGCATTACTGAAAGATGGTTTTAGTCTAAATACCTGTGATAAAGAGGGTAATACTTTGTTGCATAAAGCTATACAAGCAGAGAGCTTAGAAGTAATGCAATTATTGCTTATGTTAGGTGCTAATCAATATATAGATACAGCTAATGCTAGTTTACTTAATCCACTAACCCCGCTACAACTTATAGTAGCTCATGGTAAAAAAGATGTTTTTATGGCTCTATTTTCAAAAATTAATGTAATAGAAAGTGATAAAGTAAAATATGCTCTCTCTAAAAGAAAATCAATGAATAAATAATTTTTCCTAAGAAACTATACAGGGGCTCTTGATGTTTAGGACTTTAAAACTAACACTTATTTTCTTCTCGAGCGTTTTGTATACTTTTAGTTTATTTGGTTGTTTGCGTTACATTCCTGAGTATACTCCTAATAGACGTATAACTAAAGCTGTTTCACCTGTTTCTTTGCGTGATTTGGCTATAAGCAAATCAATTGAAGTGCTTTTATCGCAAACTCATCAAGAGCTGGAAGATTCTCTTGCAAGTTTACCAGAAGGTATAAAAGATATTCTTAAGTCAGCTTTACTACAAAAAGGCAATGGTTTGATGATGCAAAAATCAGTGGGTGTTCTTGTTAGCGGTGACGCTAAAGAATTAAGCCTTGAAGAATTACTAGCTATTATCCAAGTTAAAAGACCCTAGATCTACTATAGCTTCTTGTTGCAAGCTTTTTTTAACGCGCTCTAAGATATGTTTGTTTGTTGGATCAAATAACTCTAAAACGCTTACTTTTCTTTTTAGAAGCTCGAAAATAATTTAAAAACAAGAAGTTTTAAATTATTTTTATTTATAATTTTCTATTAATAAATTAAATTGCTACAAAAACTTCCCTTTTCTTTGTATTGTGGTATACTAATAAAGACTCTAAAATAAACCAAATAATGGGGGTTGAATGCAAGCTATAAAATCAAATAAAAATCGAATTAAAGTAATTGGTGCTCGTGAGCATAATCTTAAGAATATTACCGTAGAAATACCAAAAGATGCTCTTACGGTAATAACTGGGCCATCAGGTTCAGGTAAAAGCTCACTTGCCTTAGATATTTTATATACCGAAGGTAAGCGTCGTTATATTGAATCATTATCATCCTATGCTCGGCAGTTTTTAGGATTACCTAAAAAGCCCGATGTTGATAGTATCGAGGGACTATGCCCAGCAATAGCTATCGACCAAAAAACCGTAGGATCTAATCCTCGATCAACCGTTGGTACTATAACAGAAACGTATGATTATATGCGTGTGCTTTTTGCTCGTAATGGCACTATAGCATGTCCTGATTGTAAGTCTCCTATTAGTGCTGAGTCGCCTGATAAAATAGCTAACTTGCTCGTAACTAATTTTGATAAACAAACAGTTATTATAGCTGCTCCTATAGCGCACTACCAAAAAGGTGAGTTTGTGCGCACATTAGAAAAGCTTTTTGCGACAGGTTATTATAAATTTATTATTGATGGGCAACGGTATAACTTTAGAAAATTACAAGAAATACAAGAGCTTAAACTTAAAAAAACAGAGCGTCATTCTATAGACGTATTGCTTGATGCTTGCGAAGTCACTGAAACTGAAGCATCGAGACTCCAGGATAGTATTGAACGTAGTTTTTCGCTAGCTCAAGGGGTATGTAAAGTTATTGTAGGAGATACTGAGCATATGTATGCTGCTCAACGTATGTGTTTGCGCTGTAACTATTCGTTTCCTGAAGTTGAGCCACGCTTATTTTCTTTTAATTCACCCATAGGAGCTTGTCGCCAGTGCCATGGTCTTGGTATGGTATACGCTATAACCACGCATGATACTTCATCTCGTTGGTATAGAAAAAAAGATCAAGAAGACGAATCCAAATATGCCAATTTAGAATCTGAAGAGGTATGTTCAAGCTGTAATGGCCAACGATTAAATAAAGCAGCTCTAGCAGTAACTATAGAAGGCAAAAATATTTATGATCTTGGACAACTATCAGTTAAAAAGCTTGCTCTGTTTTTCAATCAACTGAAGCTTTCACCAATTGAACAGTCAACTATTGGTCGCTTAGTACAAGAAATTACGACCAGGGTTCAGTTTTTATGTGATGTTGGTCTGGGTTACTTGTCGCTCAACCGTACAGCACGAACACTTTCAGGTGGCGAAGGGCAGCGTATACGTTTAGCTACTCAGATCGGGTCAGCATTAAGCGGTGTACTTTATATTTTAGATGAGCCTAGTATTGGACTGCATCAGCGTGACAACGATAAGCTTATTGGTACATTACATGCATTAAGAGATCTGGGTAATACCGTAGTAGTTGTTGAGCATGATACTGATACCATGATGCAATCGGATTACATTATAGATATGGGTCCAGGAGCAGGTGTCGGTGGCGGTTATGTAGTGGCTGCAGGAACGCCACAAGAAATTAGCGATAACCTCGATTCGCTTACGGGTGCTTATTTAAGTGGTCGTAAATGCATAGAAGTGCCTCATAAAGCTCGTACACCAAAAAGCTTTATAACGCTTAAAAATGCCAACACGAATAATTTAAAAGATCTTACCATTAAGTTTCCTTTAGGAGTGCTCTGTGGTATTTCTGGGGTATCGGGTTCAGGTAAAAGTACGTTAATTATGCAAGAGTTAGTACCAGCACTACAAGCGGTGCTTAAAAAGCGATCACGTATACCTGAATGGATGAAAAAGATGTTCTCCGGGCATGAAAAACTTGAGGGTGCTGAAAAAATTGAGAACCTAGTAGTAATTGATCAAACACCGATTGGTAGAACGCCGCGCTCAACGCCAGCGACCTACCTTGGTATATTTGACGATATACGGGCTCTTTTTGCAGGACTTCCTGAAAGTAATGCTCGTGGCTATAAAGTTGGTAGATTTAGTTTTAACGTAGCTGAAGGTAGATGTTCTCATTGTGCTGGTGAAGGTACAGTAACTATAGCAATGCACTTTTTAGCTGACGTAAGTATGATTTGCCATGTATGCCAAGGAACACGTTACAATATTCAGACGCGAGAAATTAAATATAAAAGCAAAAACATCGCTCAAGTACTTGATATGACCGCTGCTGAAGCAGTAGTGTTTTTTGAAGCTCATAGATCATTACACAAAAAACTACGATTAATGTGTGATGTAGGCCTTGATTATATTAAGCTTGGTCAATCTTCTATAACGCTTTCTGGTGGTGAAGCGCAGCGTATTAAGCTTGCGTCAGAGCTTGCCAAACGCGGTACTAATACTCTGTATATTCTTGATGAACCTACCACAGGATTGCATTCAAGTGATATTGATAAGTTGCTTAAAGTGCTTCAAAATTTGATTGATAAAGGTAATTCGTTACTGGTAATTGAGCATAATCTTGATGTACTTAAGACAGCTGATTATATTATTGATCTTGGTCCTGAAGGTGGTGAAGAGGGTGGTACTTTAGTAGCGCAAGGAACACCAAAAGAAATTGCCCATAACAAACAAAGCTATACTGGTAACTATCTTAAGCGTGTACTCTAAATCTTATTAACTACTGGAATTTATAAGGGCCTTTTAAGGGCCCTTTTTTTATGTTTGAACTACTATCAGCCTACCATTTGTCATTGAACGCATAATAATTTAAACTGTAGATTATAGTGTAAATTATATAAAGTTTTACATTTTGTTATTTATTAATTGTTTAAAGGACTACAATGGCATCGCGCAAATACTTTCTTTTATATATAAGTTTTATGTTTTTAAGTGCTCCACCACTACTCTTTGCTGGTGGCGATAGAAGTGGTAATAGTAATGGTAGTGATTCTACCAGTGTAGGCAAAACAGACTATGAAAGAAAATTTAAAAAAGTATCTAAAAAAGATAAAAAACGTAGACATGAGCGTGATGCATTGAAGATGCAATTGCTAATGGCACAATACGCTGCGGGTAGTCAAGGAGCACCAGCTTTTTCGAGTGCAGGTAGTGGTCAGCCTGTAGTTACAAGTTCTTTTGGTAGTTTTAAAAAGGGCCTTGCTAAATCATGGAAAGGCTCAGCTTTTAACCTTGTTAGCAAAGATGATACATTTACTGAGCACATTGGTAATATAGTCGGTCAGTCTATTGATAAGGCTGCAAAGCATGCTTTAAGTAAAGTTTTTGAGAATATATTTCATGAACTTATCAGAGACTTTCCTCAGCTTATAAGTAAACCAAGAGCTTTAATAGGGGCTTATGCGTATAAAATAGCTTTTGGCTCAAATGGCCTTACTGCTGAGACTTTAGGAAGAAAATCTAAGCATATCCAGTTTTTATGTTCTCCCTATACGGTTCTTTCAGCGGGATCACTAGATAAAAAGCGTCGTTTAGATAACATGGTTCAAGATCAAAACGATTTGTCAGTTGAAAGCAATTGGAAAGTAGCCCAAGCTAAACTCATTCGTGCGCTTGAACATGAAGTTGCTTATCTAAGAAAAGCATTACCGTGTTATGATGAAGTATTTAGCAATTATTCACGTAGTGGCCTACGAATTAGATTAGCTCGAGCTATGCAAGCTACATCAGTTACCGATAATGGTGATATTGGATTTAACATTCAAGAAACTATTAAAGACCTATTAGAACTTATACAACAATTTAAGAGTTTTCGTTCTTTTGACGATGCTCAACAAAAACACCAGCAGACAAAGCTTTACTTACAATGGACACTTGAGTCATTTAAAGTAGTAGGTGAATTAATACAAGAGAGTTCACCATCAGGTAAGCGTGTTGCCTTTCCTACTATAAGCTCAAGTAATTCACTCAGTTCAGGATTGAACAATGATATACTTAAAGCACTAGAAGGCCAGGGTAACGGCTTATTTGGTGGCTAATATAAAGCTAAAAACTAGTTAAATTAATTATAGCGGAGATTATATGAATATACCTAAAACAATAATGAGCATAAGTTTAACGTTGCTTATGCCTTTAACACAAGCGGCGGTACTTGTACCAAGTAATGCACGTATTAACAAGATACAACAAGAATTACAGGCAGAAGCGACTCTTTCAAACAAAGTAGAAACTGGAGTTCAAATAGCTGCAACTGCTGCTGTAAGTGCTGGGTTATTTTACTGGTTATTTTTAAGAGATAGAACTAAGCCAGCAGATTATAGAGCCGAAAATATGGCCAAGATAATACAAGCTTGTCCGGATGTTTTTCAGCAATTTGTTGATGCTGCTAATGGGGCAAATAATCAACCGGCACCTGCAGCTGTTAACCAACCCTCTCGTACTTGGACTCAGTCGTTTCTTGGCGTGCCAGGAGCAGTAAAAAGCACTATTGTAAACATGCCAAGTACTGTAAAAAATGGTGCAGCAAGCGCAGCAAAAAGCACAGCTCAGTTTGTCAAAAAAGATGTAAAGTCTTGGGCAATTCAAGGTGGCCTTTTGATGATCTATAAAATAGCTTCAGGTGGTTTATTTGATATAGCCAATAAAGCTTATCCTCAATTGGGTAGGATACTTGATATGTATAGCGCTCATGATTTGCGTTGGTATATAGAAGAAAGAACTTCTTTTAAAATGCTTAACAAAAATATAGAAGATTATGCTCGTGAGTATGCTTTAGCACCGTCTGAAGAAAAAGCTGACGTAAGAGAGCTTTTAGAAAATACCGTTTCGTGTCTTGTAGAAGATACAGAAAAAGCTCTTGGTTTTATGATATTTTATGTAAAACAATACTTTAAACAGGCTCCTATAAGAACTAAGGCTCTTAATACTAAAATAGTGCATATAAGAGATCGTCTTATAGAGTTGACTAGTTTATTTAATAATAAAACAGTCAGAACACAAGAAGATACTGATCGTTTAGCTGTAGAAATAGTAGAATTAAATAAACGTATTTATAGTGAAGTTGATAGCTTTCAAGTTATAACAGCACGACGTGCTTTAGTTGATCCTATCAAAATAGTTACACCTGAGTTCGATTTTTAATTGACGCAAAGTAAACGTATGAACTTTTTTAAACATATCATAGTTACTATAGTACTTGTAAGTGCATGGGGGTCTATTGGCCTCCATGCCGCACTTGGTTTGACTGTGCCTGAAAACTCTATTGAAAACTTTATGCAGCAACTACAAGACTATAAGCCTAATGCTCCTTGGATTAGCCATGAACTATTGCAGCTTTCACTGAAAGATTTTGAGCGCGGGTGGTCTGAAGCAATAGATATGCTTACACGATCTGAGCGTCGATGGTTTTACTTTTGCGATCGAGAAGTTGATTTTGATCAAGAGCGTTATTGGCAGCAGTGTGTATGGCAATGTCAGTATTATGATCGCTGGCTTAAAAAACTCTACGTTGATATTGGCTCGAGCGAGCTTATTGTCAAAACCATACAAACACGTCTACCTGCAGGAGCTTTGTCTATTTTTGAGTATTGGCAACTTACAGGTGCATTAGAAACTAACTCAAAAGCGGCTGCAGTACATAAGCTTTATATGTTTTATTTTGATTGCTTGGCACACTTTTTTTGCCAGTCAATTGATTTAGCTTCGAAGTCAAAAGATGCTTTTGGATTATATGCAAGTTGTTGGGCTGTGAGTAAGCTTTGTCTTAAAGAATTAGACACTATTATACTACAGTTTGCTGATACAAAATGGTACCCTAAGTACCAACTTATGCTCAAGCGTTATCAAGAGGTCTATGCACTTTTAGAAGAAGAATTTTTAGTAGGGTAATAGAATAATGGTAAATCTGATAAAATATAGCAGTTATTTTTGGTTAGTAGGTACTGCTTTTTATGCACTATGCGGTCCAGCGGATGCGTTTCATACAAGTTTTATTTCAAGTTACGATCTTTCAGGTAGGTATACCCATGAGTACCATCCTTATGTGCTTAAAAAAACCAGAGATAGTTTTTTAGAGCTTGAGCACTCGCTGCGTAAGGATAATTTTTCAGTTAATGGTCGTATACTTATACTTGGCTACCAAGAAGATGCGGTAGCTCCTTATAAAACCGATTGGCAGCGTCAAGCGCTTGAAGATGAAGCTATTGCTAAAACCGCAGGTGGATTAGCTCAGCCTACCAAAAATATTTTTGGTTATCTGACAGGCTTTTTGCTTAAAGACGCTGAGTGGCTTGAGAAAAATTGGTTTAAAGATATGCAGCATGCAATTAAACATGTCTATGCACGACCAATAGATCTTTTTAAAGATAGTGCAGTCTTTTTTCAAAAACATGCCTTAGGTAAAGATTTTCCTGCAATTATAGAAGCGCGTGATACTGTTGAGCATGCTTTATACAGTCGCAATCTTAAAACTGTTCTTGGTGAGCTTATAAGCTTTTGGATGAGTATGTATGAGAATGCTTCAAAAACAGGCTCTCAAGAGACTATAGCCACACAAGACATGTTGTTTTCTATAGATTACGCACGAGCACTTATTGAAGGACAAGCACCTCTTAAAAAATTATTTGTAGGTCCTGATATTACTTATCCTATAGAAATATTGTCATGCCAACAAAAAGAAGCAACAGCTCATGCGCAGCAATTTATTCATGAGTTACAAACGGAACTTGTGCCTGTTAATAATCAAAAAACGGTCTATATATTTTGTAGTTTTGTCGATGGTGTAGGTAAAAGTACTTTGCTTAATAATATTGCCAATTGGGGGCTCCATGGTCTTCAATTTGATAAGTATGAGCGTTGTGATAATTCCTCATCTCAAGAAGCTACATTATTTGAACTTAAAGAAAATACCTATATTGCAGATTTGCCTGCACAAATTAGCCACTATACTATAAAGCCTGATGGCTTAGTGTTTACTGATATTTCTACGGTAAAAGAGATCGATAAAACAACTCAAGCTGCTGTAATACGTTATGCTATAGATAATAAAGCACTCTTAATTGCGCAGTTTGAAGACATTAAAGAAAAAGCAAAACTGCATACTCAAGCTCTTTATGTAAGTACTGATCATGTATATAATTATGCTGTTAATTGTCAGGTGCTTGGTGTAATAGATTCGCCATGGGTAGGTTTTATGCATGAGAATAAGTATTATTTGTTTCATAAGCAGCACCCTCACAAAATTCGTGCATTAACAACGCTTGCAGGAGCTCATTCTTTTGGTCTTAAAGTTATAGAGCCAGAGCAGATGCTCTTTACTAATGGTATGTCTATTCCTATGCATTATGCTACTTTTTTAGATGCGCTTAAAAGCAAGCTGCATGCTCAAGGCATTGAACAAGTAGTTTTTGTAGACTTTTTGAGTATGTATCCACGCTCGTCTCGTGAAAATATTCGAGTAAATTTTGTACTACAATACTTAAAAAAAATATTTGGCGATACGTATAATCTTGGTGAAAGCTTTTATAAGCATCGTGCCAATAGAGAGCAAGAAATTTGCCAACTGTTATTACAAAATTTTGATAAAGCGTTACATACTATTGTACTTGAAACAGCCCTGCGCTGGGCTATGTACACGCTTATGGAAGAAAAATCAGTAAGCTACGTTACCACCCTTAAGGCCCAGGATCTTGAAGATGTTTTAGGCAACGAAGTAGCAAGGCTGCTTAAAGAGCAGCATAATGAACTGACAGCTCTTGCACGTAATCGTTTAGAGCCAGAACGCGCTCTTTATTATCAAACGTATGCACTTGATATTACCTATGAGACTGTTGTGCGGTTTTCTTTTGAGCCGTTACAGGCTTTTAGCGACGTTGTGAGCCAGCTTTTTAGTAAGCACTTGCAAAACGAGTATTATACTAACTTATGGGCTGGCATGGAGGGCAATTTGCCAAAACAGCATTATAACTTAAGAAAACCGATTGAGCTTGATACTCAAATAGAAGCGTCAGTGCTCTATGCATTTGATAAAGACAATCGTAACCAGGATGAGCTGCAAAAATTTGTACGAGCTCTTAAAGCACAATGGTACGCGATGCTAAGTAATATGCTGTCTATTGGTCTAAATTCTGACGGTGACTATGAAGTTAAAAAAGTTGAAACAGCAGTACCACCTCTACTACTTAAGTCTGACGGCACTCGATGCTCTTTGGTACAAAAAGTTTTACCCTTACTTGATACACGTGAGCACAAAATTGAGCCTCCGCTTAAATTTCATTTGATTGATGGACCGGGAGTAAAGCGCCCTTGGGGAGTGCTTGATAAACAACCTTATTGTATGGACTGGGATATACCAGGAGCATTCTTTTGGATCTACGCGTATGGCTATACGCCTGGTAATCAAAAGTCTAAAAATATAGTTACACAGCTTGTAGATAAGTATCGTCAAGAGTGTGTTGTTAAGTATAAGCAATCAACGTGGGGTATGCCTACAACAGTCTTATTAAATCAAATCAATGCAGGTAATTTGTGGAGTAAAATAGAGCAAGAGAGTGCTGCTATAGCTCAAGCTCAAACTAAAGATAAAAATACTAAAAACACTAAAAATACTATGCGAGTTATTGCTGCTGAAGATCCTCAAATTCCCGTATTGCAATTATGGACTCGTATGATAGCTACGCTTGATATGATACTGAAAGATATGGATCGTCGTACCATAGTCCTTGTACGTAAGGGCAGTAAAGAAGACTTTGCAGCAGCATTGCAGCTTACTGAAAAAATTACTTTGCCTCTCTATTTTGGCATTAAAGTAGCTACGCCTTTATTTGAAGATTATGCAACTGTAGATCCAGTAATACCATGGCAAATAATCAATAAATAACACGTGAGCTTAAAAAACCAATGCTAACTCCTTTAATGCGCCAATATTACGATATAAAAAATAGATACCCTGATACGTTGCTTTTATTTCAGGTTGGTGACTTTTACGAACTGTTCTTTGAAGATGCCCAACGTGCAGCTTCTGTGTTAGGTATAACGCTCACTCAACGCGGCACAACGTCTACTGGTGAGCCTATACCCCTTTGTGGTGTTCCTTTACACGTACTTGATACCTATTTAGCTAAATTAGTAAAAGCAGGCTTTAAAGTAGCTATTTGTGATCAACTTGAGGCTGCCAAGCCAGGTGTTAAAACTATAGAGCGTGGAGTAACACAAGTGCTTACGCCGGGAACGCTTACTGATAGCCGGCTACTTGACGATAAATCTGCTTCGTATTTATGTGTTATATTTTCAACGCAGGAAGCTTTAGCAGTTATTTTTGCAGAATTACTTACTGGTCAATTATTTATCACCCAATGTGAACCACAAGCATTTAAACTTTTAGAAACAGAGTTAAGTCGCTTTTTACCAGATGAAATAGTAATTCCTGATAATAAGTTTGGCAAAGCTTTAGCAGCCAAACTACAACAGCTTAGCTATACGGTAACGTTAGAGCAATCTGTTTTACATGCTCAAGAAGTAACAGATGCTTTAAATCAGTGGCTAGCTCAACAAGCATCACAGGTATCTGATACAGTAAGATCTGCTTTTGCGGTACTCTACAC from Candidatus Dependentiae bacterium includes these protein-coding regions:
- a CDS encoding ankyrin repeat domain-containing protein, encoding MKLYTLSLILALANTFLSFSMGDTSNLSGQLFAAIKQSDVAAVEGLIECGADINCISDRFGVTPLVFAVESNNKDIINILLKKGVNVNLQETNEELTPLHYAIKNGNSEIATLLIGIKECNLNIQDGIGYTPLLYAIEGKHTQLIELLIVQKVDVNLADSNNMAPVHYAAAKGDVVLLKLLIEKGANFNARDNEGLTALHYAAQKGEVAILKVLLEKGCNIDSQDLEGNTPLHKVAEWLLCSSVRALYFLLENGADTCILNKETLLALDIAVEPKQCSSLSDSDNKWYTHILEAFLAYMPPTYSLLDTTTENQYFKAAQKNRFKLSQAKDFKSIAQLLSKGAYDYPLVKIYVDQKREELFKAIASNKVQQVSALLKDGFSLNTCDKEGNTLLHKAIQAESLEVMQLLLMLGANQYIDTANASLLNPLTPLQLIVAHGKKDVFMALFSKINVIESDKVKYALSKRKSMNK
- the uvrA gene encoding excinuclease ABC subunit UvrA; protein product: MQAIKSNKNRIKVIGAREHNLKNITVEIPKDALTVITGPSGSGKSSLALDILYTEGKRRYIESLSSYARQFLGLPKKPDVDSIEGLCPAIAIDQKTVGSNPRSTVGTITETYDYMRVLFARNGTIACPDCKSPISAESPDKIANLLVTNFDKQTVIIAAPIAHYQKGEFVRTLEKLFATGYYKFIIDGQRYNFRKLQEIQELKLKKTERHSIDVLLDACEVTETEASRLQDSIERSFSLAQGVCKVIVGDTEHMYAAQRMCLRCNYSFPEVEPRLFSFNSPIGACRQCHGLGMVYAITTHDTSSRWYRKKDQEDESKYANLESEEVCSSCNGQRLNKAALAVTIEGKNIYDLGQLSVKKLALFFNQLKLSPIEQSTIGRLVQEITTRVQFLCDVGLGYLSLNRTARTLSGGEGQRIRLATQIGSALSGVLYILDEPSIGLHQRDNDKLIGTLHALRDLGNTVVVVEHDTDTMMQSDYIIDMGPGAGVGGGYVVAAGTPQEISDNLDSLTGAYLSGRKCIEVPHKARTPKSFITLKNANTNNLKDLTIKFPLGVLCGISGVSGSGKSTLIMQELVPALQAVLKKRSRIPEWMKKMFSGHEKLEGAEKIENLVVIDQTPIGRTPRSTPATYLGIFDDIRALFAGLPESNARGYKVGRFSFNVAEGRCSHCAGEGTVTIAMHFLADVSMICHVCQGTRYNIQTREIKYKSKNIAQVLDMTAAEAVVFFEAHRSLHKKLRLMCDVGLDYIKLGQSSITLSGGEAQRIKLASELAKRGTNTLYILDEPTTGLHSSDIDKLLKVLQNLIDKGNSLLVIEHNLDVLKTADYIIDLGPEGGEEGGTLVAQGTPKEIAHNKQSYTGNYLKRVL